From Bacillus sp. FSL K6-3431, the proteins below share one genomic window:
- a CDS encoding alanine-zipper protein: protein MADLIQKTDSLNDGRVKLNEAIQDADTAKVTAGNAVSTAGQAKQIAQTAENKADSVQTQFDQVIIEGDSSVEAAAARVDEIGAAHPTLKARVDDGFTKVTTQLADITHNQKTCQQLGLIANTDIEAVSNFAKLCGAINAGYKILVDDKYHITGNALPEIIHEDLFIEGISGNAGFMFLNTSTLFEFKGSNLKFANLDFMHIGFGQTHLIVIKNDTKINRFIAEDCGYEGNISLVAWSFTDGVYINPNSNDYGISFFSFSKNKCSNIKNTSPKHFILLSNVPLKYGCVLDNDINNFSNVFYYQSLFNDNPYLSEISTRMEYLKVDRNTVINDRDWHFDIDEGYHAFVLFEGAKCDYENNTVEGLHTVGKDIAVYDAYLSCKELNYLNNRWKNNVCFYENKSNAVLMKSKMHNLKTYKGTSRIYKGNIYEIEKSFADFFGRPYSELGADLYDFQMEIENVIVDNNTVNIYAIGMKEYQRNRSINFSNNSIRAETFYGSVFTLLSVYPEGFGSGEDLTDKEKFLFNNNTIIVEKEQNTLTRITLVQIRSTKENNKILSDIIMNGNYIALPRITTLINSTLASSNTILNKVELSNNEIVLQRITGTFNIAYGLNIRNLILKSNIDIAEIPQNSIALSPRGGFQVVNIKMEINSRLMGSERTFVLSDPDYPTELLTKKIRSRVYIKCFHSAGEENFYFDFFHFNGGGGVNSVTFTKSDNTSITRLLDGTTGSEDVKIIGNKTNLSITFRNWSNLRSFEIVGSTPIAEKCVIETRIVQSIIN, encoded by the coding sequence ATGGCGGATTTAATACAGAAAACGGACTCGTTGAACGATGGGCGGGTGAAACTTAACGAGGCGATACAAGACGCAGATACGGCGAAGGTAACTGCGGGGAATGCGGTTAGTACGGCAGGGCAGGCGAAACAGATTGCGCAGACTGCCGAGAATAAAGCCGATAGTGTTCAAACGCAATTTGACCAAGTAATCATCGAAGGAGATTCGAGCGTTGAGGCAGCGGCGGCAAGAGTGGACGAAATAGGCGCGGCGCATCCGACTTTGAAGGCGCGTGTGGACGATGGGTTTACGAAAGTTACGACGCAGTTGGCGGATATAACGCACAATCAAAAAACGTGTCAACAATTAGGACTTATTGCAAACACAGATATCGAAGCTGTTAGTAATTTCGCCAAATTATGCGGAGCTATAAACGCAGGTTATAAAATATTGGTTGATGATAAATATCACATCACAGGAAATGCTTTACCCGAAATTATACATGAAGACCTATTCATAGAGGGTATTAGCGGCAATGCCGGATTTATGTTTCTAAACACATCGACATTGTTTGAATTTAAAGGAAGCAACCTCAAATTTGCAAACTTAGATTTTATGCACATCGGGTTTGGGCAGACGCATTTAATAGTCATTAAAAATGATACTAAAATTAATAGGTTTATTGCTGAAGATTGTGGGTATGAAGGAAATATTAGCCTTGTTGCTTGGAGTTTTACTGATGGGGTTTATATTAACCCAAACTCCAATGATTATGGCATCTCTTTTTTTTCTTTTTCAAAAAATAAGTGTTCTAATATCAAGAACACATCGCCTAAACACTTCATTTTGTTAAGTAATGTACCGTTAAAGTATGGGTGTGTCTTAGATAATGATATCAATAATTTTTCTAATGTATTTTATTATCAATCTTTGTTTAATGACAATCCCTATTTGAGTGAAATATCGACTCGCATGGAATATTTAAAAGTTGACCGAAATACAGTAATAAACGACCGAGATTGGCACTTTGATATCGACGAAGGATACCATGCGTTTGTGCTTTTTGAAGGGGCTAAGTGTGATTACGAGAACAATACAGTCGAGGGACTGCACACGGTAGGGAAAGACATAGCGGTATATGATGCCTATCTATCATGTAAAGAATTAAATTACCTAAATAATCGATGGAAGAATAATGTGTGCTTTTATGAAAACAAAAGCAATGCCGTCTTAATGAAGTCGAAAATGCATAATTTAAAAACATATAAGGGAACCTCTCGAATTTACAAAGGTAATATCTATGAGATCGAGAAATCTTTCGCCGATTTTTTTGGTCGTCCTTATAGTGAATTAGGTGCTGACTTGTACGATTTTCAGATGGAAATTGAAAATGTAATCGTAGATAATAATACCGTGAATATTTATGCGATAGGAATGAAAGAGTATCAAAGAAATAGAAGTATAAACTTTTCAAACAACTCAATTCGCGCAGAGACATTTTACGGAAGTGTATTTACGCTACTTTCTGTTTATCCGGAAGGTTTTGGGAGCGGGGAAGATTTAACAGATAAAGAGAAATTTTTATTTAATAATAATACAATTATTGTGGAAAAAGAACAAAACACATTAACTAGAATAACACTAGTTCAAATAAGAAGTACAAAAGAAAATAATAAAATATTGTCAGATATAATTATGAACGGAAACTACATTGCACTGCCCCGCATAACAACATTGATTAACTCAACATTAGCAAGTAGTAATACAATATTAAACAAAGTTGAATTAAGTAATAATGAGATTGTATTGCAAAGAATTACCGGCACATTTAATATCGCTTATGGACTCAATATCAGAAATTTAATTTTGAAATCTAACATAGATATAGCAGAAATACCACAGAACTCTATCGCACTTTCACCGAGGGGAGGGTTTCAGGTGGTTAATATTAAAATGGAAATCAATTCAAGGCTCATGGGGTCTGAACGGACTTTCGTTTTATCTGACCCGGACTACCCTACAGAACTACTAACAAAAAAAATTAGAAGTCGTGTTTATATTAAATGCTTCCATTCAGCGGGTGAAGAAAATTTCTATTTTGATTTCTTCCATTTTAATGGGGGCGGGGGAGTTAATTCAGTGACTTTCACCAAAAGCGACAATACATCTATTACGAGATTGCTGGATGGCACTACAGGCTCAGAAGACGTTAAAATTATCGGCAATAAGACTAATTTATCTATCACTTTTAGAAACTGGTCGAATTTAAGGTCCTTTGAAATTGTCGGCTCTACTCCAATAGCTGAGAAGTGTGTTATCGAAACAAGAATTGTACAGTCGATAATAAATTAG
- a CDS encoding distal tail protein Dit: protein MTIFTEGAVESRVWIDDTLLQKDFNVAVLLNSEEPALPSMRNMGVTVPGRHGAYDFGAYFEPREFALNCVFKRQPYDDLKRQIRALNRLFVDQYGRPKTVQLRFGDEVDKYYNARITEGISIDRVAERGFFTLGLTAFDPYAYSTVTADEILWGSEVITFEFNYLLGTEAFGGIKVTAPRALNVNLHGDALRPIFVIDGSAKALTISANGKSFSLPAFTNTRWEIDGADFTVKRNGTLDLAAMTGDFIELINGDNNVVVGGGGLNFDLTVKYRDKYI, encoded by the coding sequence ATGACTATTTTTACGGAAGGCGCAGTCGAATCGCGCGTATGGATCGACGACACGCTATTGCAGAAGGACTTTAACGTCGCGGTACTTCTTAATTCGGAGGAACCGGCGTTGCCCTCTATGCGGAACATGGGCGTAACGGTGCCCGGCAGACACGGCGCTTATGACTTCGGGGCTTACTTTGAGCCGAGGGAATTTGCGCTTAACTGCGTATTCAAACGGCAGCCTTACGACGACCTAAAACGACAGATACGCGCCCTTAATCGTCTTTTTGTCGACCAATATGGACGCCCTAAGACGGTGCAATTACGTTTCGGCGACGAGGTAGATAAGTATTATAACGCACGCATAACGGAAGGAATCTCGATTGACCGCGTTGCCGAGCGTGGCTTTTTTACGTTAGGGCTTACGGCGTTTGATCCTTACGCTTATTCAACGGTAACGGCAGACGAAATATTGTGGGGCAGCGAGGTTATTACGTTTGAGTTTAATTATCTACTAGGAACGGAAGCTTTCGGTGGTATTAAAGTTACAGCGCCACGAGCGCTTAACGTTAATTTACACGGCGATGCTTTACGTCCGATTTTCGTAATCGACGGAAGTGCGAAGGCGTTAACGATTAGCGCGAATGGAAAGTCGTTTAGTTTGCCGGCGTTTACAAATACACGGTGGGAAATCGACGGTGCTGATTTTACGGTTAAGCGGAATGGAACGCTCGACTTAGCGGCAATGACGGGCGACTTTATCGAGCTAATTAACGGAGATAACAACGTAGTAGTTGGTGGTGGCGGGTTAAACTTCGATCTAACGGTGAAATACCGCGACAAATACATTTAA
- a CDS encoding phage tail tape measure protein — MGSAISRVMINMAQSVEMGGDDLKNFAKVAGMSSKDFQKAFKDDAADALVTFIEGLNKLDGQGESTFGMLDKLGLSEIRVRDALLRASGAGDLFRDSLKLGNKAWDENIALTNEAEERYKTTASQFGMLKNTVIDAAMSLGQALLPAVRSVTEILKGLIEQFNGLSEGTKRFIAISAAIVSGLMLIAGPILLLIGFIPQIIAGFGAVKIVFAALTGPIGLIIAGIGLLVAAFIWAYNNVEWFRDGVQAVWAQIKEAFNVALAFISGIVKKVMKEVTSFFGGQLAKIKAFWAENGEQIMTIVKTIMKNIQAVIQAVMGVIKGVFQVVWPIISSITKVAWNLIKLAVSTGINLVLGIIRTVMALLSGDWEGAWSAIKETAEKIWANIEGFFESVDLVQIGKDIINGLIKGIGSMGSAVKTAAVNIASNIKDSITSFLGIKSPSRVMRDQVGVHISGGVAKGITKNAKSVTAATKALAQKTEKQFKDSFNSANYRFKMGEISTSGHIKSLEKVRAAYAKTPAQFQKVNLEIKRIQDAASKVSTAQAAATVKSQQSAVTKVNNTVLSASKTYASKFSAINKKLTSDLKKTNGEYTKALADRQKQIYAQIGLFEKVESKAVSKNDLISNLKSQITAVRQFNGSIAKLSGVAPKAFVDELREMGVGASAEIGAISSMAKPELDQYIKLWKEKHKLAKTEAETQLSGLRDSTAKKMAELRQAATNELSLLRNEYIRKLQTLSADVAKLGSLRNSGKALGKNTVAGIIEGMKSMKGALSNAAKQLASTITATTKKTLKIKSPSRVMVELAKHVPGGAIKGMDSMRYKVEAASQRLADAMTPDVPQVSMAYDTPSGSYDSLSGALNGSVDVNASNDMLAGAIASLERKLTDLRVEMDGREVGHIVAPTVSEAINGQSTQATRGRGQRRIR, encoded by the coding sequence GTGGGTTCAGCCATATCCCGCGTCATGATTAACATGGCTCAATCGGTTGAAATGGGCGGAGATGACTTAAAGAATTTCGCGAAAGTAGCCGGAATGTCTTCGAAAGATTTCCAAAAAGCGTTTAAAGACGATGCTGCGGATGCGCTCGTAACATTCATCGAGGGTTTAAATAAATTAGACGGACAAGGCGAGAGTACTTTCGGAATGTTAGACAAGTTAGGTCTTTCTGAAATACGTGTTAGGGATGCGTTATTGAGGGCAAGCGGAGCAGGCGATCTGTTCCGAGATTCTCTTAAATTAGGTAACAAAGCATGGGACGAAAACATAGCACTTACAAATGAAGCGGAAGAACGTTACAAAACGACAGCCTCTCAATTCGGGATGCTTAAAAACACGGTAATCGATGCGGCAATGTCATTAGGGCAGGCGCTATTGCCTGCGGTACGATCTGTCACTGAGATTCTAAAGGGTTTAATCGAACAATTTAACGGATTAAGCGAAGGAACTAAGCGATTTATAGCAATAAGCGCTGCAATAGTATCGGGACTTATGCTTATCGCCGGTCCTATTCTTTTACTTATCGGATTTATACCGCAAATTATCGCGGGTTTTGGCGCCGTCAAAATAGTCTTCGCGGCTTTGACCGGTCCCATCGGCTTAATTATCGCAGGAATCGGTTTACTCGTAGCTGCCTTCATATGGGCGTATAACAACGTCGAATGGTTTCGTGACGGCGTGCAGGCGGTGTGGGCGCAGATTAAAGAAGCGTTTAACGTAGCGCTTGCGTTCATTAGCGGCATCGTGAAAAAAGTAATGAAAGAAGTTACCTCGTTTTTCGGCGGACAACTCGCGAAAATAAAGGCGTTTTGGGCGGAGAACGGCGAGCAAATTATGACGATAGTTAAAACGATTATGAAAAATATACAAGCTGTCATACAGGCGGTCATGGGCGTTATTAAGGGCGTATTCCAAGTCGTATGGCCGATTATTTCTAGTATAACGAAGGTAGCGTGGAATCTTATTAAACTCGCGGTATCTACCGGCATCAATTTGGTACTCGGTATAATCCGCACGGTCATGGCGCTGTTGAGCGGAGATTGGGAAGGCGCATGGTCTGCTATTAAAGAAACAGCGGAAAAAATATGGGCTAACATCGAAGGTTTTTTCGAAAGTGTCGACCTCGTACAGATCGGTAAGGATATTATTAACGGTCTAATTAAAGGTATCGGCTCAATGGGGTCGGCAGTAAAAACGGCGGCAGTAAACATTGCGTCTAATATAAAAGATTCGATAACGTCCTTTCTCGGTATTAAGTCACCATCCCGGGTCATGCGCGATCAAGTCGGCGTCCATATTTCCGGAGGTGTCGCGAAGGGTATCACGAAAAATGCGAAGTCAGTGACGGCCGCAACGAAAGCACTCGCGCAGAAAACGGAGAAGCAATTTAAGGACTCGTTCAACAGCGCAAACTATCGCTTTAAGATGGGCGAAATCAGCACGTCGGGGCACATTAAATCGCTCGAAAAGGTACGCGCTGCCTATGCGAAAACGCCTGCGCAGTTCCAGAAGGTTAACCTCGAAATCAAACGTATACAGGACGCAGCATCGAAAGTATCGACAGCACAGGCGGCGGCAACGGTTAAGTCGCAACAAAGCGCGGTCACTAAGGTAAACAATACGGTACTTTCTGCAAGCAAAACGTATGCGTCGAAGTTTAGCGCGATAAATAAAAAGCTTACGTCCGATTTAAAGAAAACGAACGGCGAATATACGAAGGCCCTCGCAGATCGTCAAAAGCAAATATACGCTCAAATCGGCTTGTTCGAAAAAGTCGAATCGAAGGCGGTTAGCAAAAACGATCTAATCAGCAACTTGAAGTCGCAAATAACGGCTGTACGTCAATTTAACGGTTCAATCGCGAAACTAAGCGGAGTTGCACCGAAAGCCTTTGTCGACGAATTACGCGAAATGGGTGTTGGTGCATCGGCGGAAATTGGCGCAATATCTTCGATGGCAAAACCGGAACTCGACCAGTATATCAAGCTGTGGAAAGAAAAACATAAGCTCGCGAAAACCGAAGCGGAAACACAACTTAGCGGTCTTCGAGATTCCACAGCGAAGAAGATGGCGGAACTTCGACAAGCGGCGACTAACGAACTTTCGTTGTTACGTAACGAATACATTCGTAAATTGCAGACGCTTAGTGCGGACGTTGCGAAATTAGGCTCGCTTAGAAATAGCGGTAAGGCGCTCGGTAAAAATACGGTCGCCGGCATCATCGAAGGTATGAAAAGCATGAAAGGCGCACTTAGCAACGCAGCGAAGCAACTTGCGTCCACGATTACGGCTACGACTAAGAAAACGTTGAAGATTAAATCGCCTTCACGCGTCATGGTCGAACTCGCTAAACACGTACCGGGCGGCGCAATTAAAGGCATGGACTCAATGCGTTACAAAGTTGAGGCGGCATCGCAACGATTAGCTGACGCAATGACTCCGGACGTTCCGCAAGTATCGATGGCATACGACACGCCTAGCGGTTCTTACGATTCACTTTCCGGCGCACTAAACGGATCGGTCGACGTAAACGCAAGTAACGATATGCTCGCGGGCGCAATCGCAAGCCTAGAACGCAAGCTAACGGACTTACGCGTCGAAATGGACGGCAGAGAAGTCGGTCATATCGTAGCGCCAACGGTTAGCGAAGCTATAAACGGTCAGTCAACGCAGGCAACACGGGGAAGGGGGCAACGGAGAATACGATGA
- a CDS encoding phage tail tape measure protein has protein sequence MTNDILVKVGADITNFSKNMADANKSLTNFGKANKETFDAFKGVGAAVTAGGAAIAVGLGAAVKTAVDFESAFAGVRKTVDASPAEFAELEQGIRAMAKELPASAAEIAGVAEAAGQLGIKREDILKFSRVMVDLGESTNMNAEEAAMSLARLANITQMPMDQIDRLGSTVVDLGNNLATTEGEIVAMGLRIAGAGHQIGLTEAQIMAIAGSLSSVGIEAEAGKHNCPVVWKQAA, from the coding sequence ATGACTAACGACATACTCGTTAAAGTTGGCGCAGATATAACGAATTTCTCAAAAAATATGGCGGACGCAAATAAAAGTCTAACGAATTTCGGCAAGGCGAACAAAGAAACGTTTGATGCGTTCAAAGGCGTAGGCGCTGCGGTAACTGCGGGTGGAGCTGCGATTGCGGTAGGTCTTGGTGCAGCGGTTAAAACCGCAGTCGACTTCGAATCAGCTTTCGCGGGTGTACGTAAAACTGTAGATGCTTCGCCAGCCGAATTTGCGGAGTTAGAGCAGGGTATTCGCGCAATGGCTAAAGAACTTCCGGCAAGTGCCGCAGAAATCGCGGGAGTCGCAGAGGCTGCCGGTCAATTAGGCATCAAACGCGAGGACATTCTAAAGTTTTCAAGGGTCATGGTTGACCTTGGAGAATCTACGAATATGAACGCAGAAGAGGCGGCTATGAGTTTAGCGCGGCTCGCTAATATTACGCAGATGCCAATGGACCAAATAGACCGACTAGGCTCGACAGTCGTTGACTTAGGTAATAACTTGGCGACAACGGAGGGTGAAATCGTGGCTATGGGACTGCGTATTGCCGGAGCTGGACATCAAATCGGCTTAACGGAAGCGCAAATAATGGCGATCGCAGGGTCTTTGTCTTCCGTTGGGATAGAAGCTGAAGCGGGTAAACATAACTGCCCAGTTGTTTGGAAACAAGCAGCTTAA
- a CDS encoding tail assembly chaperone, whose protein sequence is MATFEIKGKEHELKLNYAGIKYLNKKVDGGALAVVGQAMQGDEDLIPHIISAALRHTGEEYKLKDIESAIEQAVEEERLDLLGLLRLSNEVVTDNFFYKAAVTKMMADTPEAKAALDNLLK, encoded by the coding sequence ATGGCGACTTTTGAAATTAAAGGAAAAGAACACGAACTTAAACTTAATTATGCGGGCATTAAATACTTAAATAAAAAAGTAGACGGTGGTGCTTTGGCAGTCGTAGGACAGGCGATGCAGGGCGATGAGGATTTAATTCCACATATCATTTCCGCAGCACTCCGCCACACAGGCGAAGAATACAAACTTAAAGACATAGAATCGGCGATCGAACAAGCGGTCGAAGAAGAACGACTTGACCTATTAGGGCTTTTACGTCTATCAAACGAAGTGGTGACGGATAATTTTTTCTACAAAGCCGCGGTAACGAAGATGATGGCGGACACTCCGGAAGCGAAGGCGGCGCTGGACAACTTATTGAAATAA
- a CDS encoding phage major tail protein, TP901-1 family, giving the protein MAIEYRGEEILFAVEITDEVGEKLIRPFNQTGGSTSLSADEIELDTKDKTGSDYGKITQSVSLEGIITEGDEFIDHIKAAIRGKQFVKIYEINTRTKAAESGFYMISTFDREYSNGDFATYTLDGTLNGGITEEILTVVPDGAPLEGSQSEPEIP; this is encoded by the coding sequence ATGGCTATTGAATATCGCGGGGAAGAGATACTTTTTGCGGTGGAAATTACGGATGAAGTAGGAGAAAAACTAATCCGTCCATTTAACCAAACAGGCGGAAGTACGTCTTTAAGTGCGGACGAAATCGAACTTGATACGAAAGATAAAACGGGCAGTGATTACGGAAAAATTACTCAATCGGTATCCTTAGAGGGCATTATTACGGAAGGCGACGAATTTATCGATCATATTAAAGCGGCAATTCGCGGAAAGCAATTCGTCAAGATTTACGAAATTAACACGCGTACCAAAGCAGCAGAATCCGGTTTTTACATGATATCAACGTTTGATCGCGAGTACAGCAACGGAGACTTTGCTACGTACACGCTTGATGGAACTCTAAATGGCGGTATAACGGAAGAAATTCTAACAGTAGTACCAGATGGCGCTCCGTTAGAAGGGTCGCAATCAGAACCAGAAATACCTTAA
- a CDS encoding major capsid protein, which produces MSGITYLTEFSKPALRGLVDALEKEQLDAPSFGDRFMPNDSIYSTTFAYDIIKKSNHIAAMIGYGAEPPVIDRDAVASKAGELAKMGLKYIATEEELLSLHQARSAGEKSAMVEKLLVKGADLVKATQRRVDVAKVEAIAKGNFTYNKNGVKIVVDYGIPSDQKIALTAGNDWADVNRDVIGDLLNWNDKYVDANGKQADVILITREAQALLLKNTTIVNEARGSQSGTGRVSVDELNSVLGGYGLPPVQIITNRKITAKNNYTGEDEVIEFFPVNRVVFVSEGLGNFVYGPTVENNFAPGIVLDAYDKKEPIQSILRVAAAGFPIVEAPSLLLHADVFTV; this is translated from the coding sequence ATGAGTGGAATTACGTACCTTACTGAATTTTCTAAGCCCGCACTTCGCGGATTGGTAGACGCATTGGAAAAAGAGCAACTGGACGCACCTTCTTTCGGTGACCGTTTTATGCCGAACGATTCGATTTATTCGACTACTTTCGCATATGACATCATCAAGAAATCTAACCACATCGCGGCAATGATCGGATACGGCGCAGAGCCACCAGTAATCGACCGTGACGCAGTAGCAAGCAAAGCTGGCGAACTTGCGAAAATGGGACTTAAATATATCGCTACAGAAGAAGAACTTCTTTCCTTACATCAAGCACGTTCAGCAGGCGAGAAGTCAGCGATGGTTGAAAAGTTACTCGTTAAAGGCGCGGACTTGGTAAAAGCTACACAACGCCGTGTAGACGTAGCTAAAGTCGAAGCAATCGCGAAAGGTAACTTTACGTATAACAAGAACGGCGTAAAAATCGTTGTTGATTACGGAATCCCTTCCGACCAAAAGATCGCACTTACGGCTGGCAACGATTGGGCTGACGTAAATCGTGACGTTATCGGAGACTTGCTTAACTGGAACGATAAATACGTTGATGCTAACGGAAAACAAGCCGACGTTATTTTAATCACACGCGAAGCACAAGCGTTGTTACTTAAAAACACGACGATTGTTAACGAAGCGCGCGGATCGCAAAGCGGAACGGGACGCGTATCTGTCGACGAGCTTAATTCGGTGCTTGGAGGATACGGATTACCGCCTGTACAAATCATTACTAATCGTAAGATCACGGCAAAAAATAACTATACGGGCGAAGACGAAGTAATCGAATTCTTCCCGGTAAATCGTGTTGTATTCGTTTCGGAAGGACTAGGTAATTTCGTATATGGTCCGACAGTCGAAAACAACTTCGCACCGGGTATCGTACTTGACGCTTACGACAAGAAAGAGCCGATTCAATCGATTCTACGTGTAGCTGCGGCAGGATTCCCGATTGTTGAAGCGCCTAGCCTATTATTGCACGCTGACGTATTCACTGTATAA
- a CDS encoding capsid assembly scaffolding protein Gp46 family protein, whose product METNKPKWLRLNLQHFADGGDDNPTTDEPVKDETPTEPKIEFTQAELDALVQDRLARDRKKREDEAERKRLEDESEYKTLYEQAQQKIAEIETQAQADALKAKKQALLIEAGYTAEKLTDALEFITGEDEESMKTSVERFIKLAPPTPTYVDPSAGNGTKDTPETKDATEYGHELFARIKNKIR is encoded by the coding sequence ATGGAAACGAACAAACCGAAATGGCTTCGTCTGAACTTACAGCATTTTGCGGATGGTGGAGACGATAATCCAACGACTGACGAACCGGTAAAGGACGAAACGCCAACGGAGCCTAAGATCGAATTTACGCAAGCAGAGCTTGACGCGTTAGTGCAAGACAGGTTGGCGCGCGACCGAAAGAAACGCGAAGACGAAGCGGAACGTAAACGATTAGAGGATGAATCGGAGTACAAAACGTTATACGAGCAAGCGCAGCAAAAGATCGCAGAAATAGAAACGCAGGCGCAAGCTGATGCATTGAAGGCGAAGAAACAGGCGCTACTTATCGAAGCCGGTTACACAGCGGAAAAGCTTACGGACGCGCTCGAATTTATTACGGGTGAGGACGAAGAGTCTATGAAAACGTCAGTTGAACGGTTTATTAAACTAGCGCCACCAACGCCTACTTACGTTGATCCTAGCGCTGGCAACGGAACAAAAGATACGCCAGAGACGAAAGACGCAACGGAATATGGACACGAACTATTCGCACGAATCAAAAACAAAATACGATAA
- a CDS encoding phage portal protein codes for MSILTKFTRNMADYNLLAPQEMNDLLFAPFRQALGAETYARIQRQLENYDYYEGKQHEDPETGALVKAADLPRPDGLDYDPTRYATNYFKAIVDRKARWQMGGTHGISVPRKQIDDVKAAQSDAYTPSAAQEAENKRAEDYERLLYRLWDENKMRARLIQAARDRLIADRVVCKIVFNQRTGKMRWIWRPDSEFIPIYSDDDFEDLIGAHFVNKRKWVVKGAEVDAIRKQTYRLEDGVCTFEEAVYRESDLKLLATITEKAPMGLDFIPIVVFPVNELLAESIGESEISDLREQNDVLNQMNEDAIDSLKFEMFSMTAVLNAPEGTAAKMVVAPGAVVEARGHSDGLSPDIKKVEGGFRWKDAFQDQYMRVKAAMHEISGLPQVVPQELNFGGLNGEALQVLYHDIITDTEEHWLSWGYNLAELHEKTIRYMQARTKAPNFAYDRSVVDKIGDNYENEMRFILPLPDNRKELVELLTFETGAGFESVRGAMERLGVENVQSKRQEIESERAKRRSEGDPYGEVLDDGNSDV; via the coding sequence TTGTCGATATTAACGAAATTCACACGCAACATGGCGGACTATAATTTACTAGCGCCGCAGGAAATGAACGATCTTTTATTCGCTCCCTTCCGACAAGCACTCGGAGCAGAAACGTACGCACGCATACAGCGACAACTCGAAAACTACGATTATTACGAAGGCAAGCAGCACGAAGACCCTGAAACGGGCGCACTCGTCAAAGCAGCGGATTTACCTCGGCCGGACGGCTTAGATTACGACCCAACACGTTATGCTACGAATTACTTTAAAGCAATCGTCGACCGAAAAGCACGATGGCAAATGGGCGGCACGCACGGCATCAGCGTACCACGTAAGCAGATTGATGACGTTAAGGCGGCGCAGTCTGACGCATATACACCTAGTGCAGCGCAGGAAGCTGAAAACAAGCGCGCCGAAGATTACGAACGCTTGCTTTACCGTTTATGGGACGAAAACAAAATGCGCGCTCGCTTAATACAGGCGGCAAGGGATCGTTTGATAGCCGATAGAGTCGTATGTAAGATCGTATTTAATCAGCGGACGGGCAAGATGCGATGGATTTGGCGACCTGACAGCGAATTTATCCCGATTTATTCCGACGATGATTTCGAAGACTTAATCGGAGCACATTTCGTAAATAAGCGCAAGTGGGTTGTAAAAGGCGCGGAAGTAGATGCGATACGTAAGCAAACATATCGACTTGAAGACGGCGTATGTACGTTTGAAGAAGCGGTATACCGCGAATCCGACTTAAAGTTACTCGCGACAATTACGGAGAAAGCGCCGATGGGACTCGACTTTATACCAATCGTAGTATTTCCAGTCAATGAGCTTTTGGCGGAATCAATCGGAGAATCCGAGATTAGCGACTTACGCGAACAAAACGACGTACTTAATCAGATGAACGAGGACGCAATCGACTCGCTTAAATTCGAAATGTTCTCGATGACGGCCGTATTAAATGCGCCGGAGGGAACGGCAGCTAAGATGGTTGTCGCGCCGGGTGCAGTCGTAGAGGCTCGCGGACATTCGGACGGATTATCACCGGACATTAAGAAAGTCGAAGGTGGATTCCGTTGGAAAGACGCGTTCCAAGATCAGTACATGCGCGTTAAGGCGGCTATGCACGAGATTTCCGGGTTACCGCAAGTAGTTCCGCAAGAGCTTAATTTCGGCGGACTCAACGGCGAGGCGTTACAAGTGCTTTATCACGATATTATCACGGACACTGAGGAACATTGGCTTTCATGGGGCTATAACTTAGCGGAATTACACGAAAAGACTATCCGATACATGCAGGCGAGAACAAAAGCGCCTAACTTCGCGTATGACCGTTCAGTGGTCGATAAAATTGGGGATAATTACGAAAATGAAATGCGCTTTATATTGCCATTACCGGACAATCGCAAAGAACTCGTTGAGTTATTAACGTTTGAAACTGGCGCAGGCTTTGAGTCGGTTCGTGGCGCAATGGAACGTCTAGGCGTTGAAAACGTGCAATCGAAACGTCAAGAAATCGAAAGCGAGCGCGCAAAACGACGTAGCGAAGGCGATCCTTACGGGGAGGTGTTAGACGATGGCAACTCCGATGTATAG